The following are encoded together in the Candidatus Rokuibacteriota bacterium genome:
- a CDS encoding efflux RND transporter permease subunit encodes MTGGLGVAGRIARAFVDSKLTQLAMVGALFLGAFAVLATPREEEPQIIVPFADIFVEMPGAGVREVEERVAIPLEKKLREIPGVEYVYSISRPGSTVAIIRFHVGQNLEDSLVKLYNKLHSNFDLIPAGASQPLVKPRSIDDVPVLALTLWGPAADGFALRRIAAQLDEEIKAIPDVSETRLIGGLRRQLRVTLNRDRMAGYGVDAGAVLAALGESNRQLRAGSFARDNREYVVDAGAFLDRAVEVGAAVVGVAGGRPVYLRDVAAVDDGPEEPPDYVLMSPAGRGRDGGETVPAVTLTVAKRQGTNAVVIAEQVLARLHEVRGAIIPGDVEVTVTRNYGETAREKSDELLKHLLLATLSVTVLIAFFLGIRAALVVLVAVPVTLCLTLFLYYLYGYTLNRVTLFALIFSIGILVDDAIVVVENIARHFQLPEAQGRPRMQVAVEAVDEVGNPTILATFAVIAAILPMAFVGGLMGPYMRPIPVGASVAMLFSLFIAFIISPWAAARLLRPGAGEPREGGDREDRMTRLYRRLMFPLLEDWKRRTVFLCALVVLLVAACSLVLLKVVRAKMLPFDNKSELQVIVDMPEGTTLEDTARVTRELAQSLASVPEVRDLQLYVGTAAPYNFNGLIRHYFPPMRQGPNVADIQVNLLPKGERRAQSHDIARRLRPGLQEIAWRSGARIKVAEVPPGPPVLQTLVAEIYAPDPLLQMEVSRRVLSIFARTPGVVDVDWYVEAPQPGFRFALDKEKAALYGISTEQMVQALRVALAGASPGLFHLVTEKEDVPIVVRLPRSQRSGVEALRDLKLRGRSGVLAPLSELARVEPTVQPPFVYRKNLQRVVYVTGDVAGREESPVYAILTMNEALGALRLPDGQPVPVHLSGQPVPSRGAAVKWDGEWQVTYEVFRDLGAAFAAVMVLIYILVVAWFRSFRTPLVIMAPIPLTLVGILPAHFLMGAFFTATSMIGFIAGAGIIVRNSIILVDFIELRRSQGMALAAAVVEAGAVRFRPMLLTASAVVVGASVMLFDPIFQGLAISLMAGEVASTLLSRMAVPVLYFLAQRGREP; translated from the coding sequence ATGACGGGAGGGCTCGGCGTCGCGGGGCGGATCGCCCGCGCCTTCGTGGACTCCAAGCTCACCCAGCTGGCGATGGTCGGAGCCCTCTTCCTGGGGGCCTTCGCGGTGCTGGCGACACCCAGGGAGGAAGAGCCGCAGATCATCGTCCCGTTTGCCGATATCTTCGTGGAGATGCCGGGTGCCGGCGTGAGAGAGGTGGAGGAGCGGGTGGCCATTCCCCTCGAGAAGAAGCTGCGCGAGATCCCCGGCGTGGAGTATGTCTACTCGATCTCTCGGCCGGGGTCCACCGTGGCCATCATCCGCTTCCACGTCGGGCAGAACCTCGAGGACAGCCTCGTCAAGCTCTACAACAAGCTCCACTCCAACTTCGACCTCATCCCCGCCGGCGCCAGCCAGCCGCTGGTCAAGCCGCGCTCCATCGACGACGTGCCCGTCCTCGCGCTGACACTCTGGGGCCCCGCCGCCGACGGCTTCGCCCTACGCCGGATCGCCGCCCAGCTCGACGAAGAGATCAAGGCCATCCCGGACGTGTCGGAGACGAGGCTCATCGGAGGGCTGCGCCGCCAGCTGCGCGTGACGCTGAACCGCGACCGGATGGCTGGCTACGGAGTGGACGCGGGCGCCGTCCTCGCGGCGCTGGGCGAGAGCAACCGGCAGCTGCGGGCGGGGAGCTTCGCCCGGGACAACCGCGAGTACGTGGTGGACGCCGGGGCCTTCCTGGACCGGGCCGTGGAGGTGGGAGCCGCCGTCGTGGGCGTGGCCGGGGGGCGGCCCGTGTACCTGAGGGATGTGGCCGCGGTGGACGACGGCCCGGAGGAGCCGCCCGACTACGTGCTGATGAGCCCGGCCGGGCGCGGGCGCGACGGAGGAGAGACCGTGCCGGCTGTGACCCTCACGGTGGCGAAGCGTCAGGGGACCAACGCCGTGGTGATCGCCGAGCAGGTGCTCGCGCGGCTCCACGAGGTCCGGGGCGCCATCATCCCTGGCGATGTGGAGGTCACGGTGACCCGGAACTACGGGGAGACGGCCCGGGAGAAGTCCGACGAGCTGCTGAAGCATCTCCTTCTCGCCACGCTCTCCGTCACCGTGCTCATCGCGTTCTTCCTGGGCATTCGCGCCGCGCTGGTCGTGCTGGTGGCGGTTCCCGTGACGCTCTGTCTGACGCTCTTCCTCTACTACCTCTACGGCTACACGCTGAACCGCGTCACACTCTTCGCGCTCATCTTCTCCATCGGCATCCTGGTGGACGACGCCATCGTCGTGGTGGAGAACATCGCCCGCCACTTCCAGCTCCCGGAGGCCCAGGGCCGCCCGCGGATGCAGGTGGCCGTGGAGGCGGTGGACGAGGTGGGAAACCCGACCATTCTCGCCACCTTCGCCGTGATCGCGGCCATCCTGCCCATGGCCTTCGTCGGCGGGCTCATGGGGCCCTACATGCGCCCCATCCCGGTGGGCGCCTCGGTGGCCATGCTCTTCTCGCTGTTCATCGCCTTCATCATCTCGCCGTGGGCGGCGGCGCGGCTGCTGCGGCCGGGAGCGGGAGAGCCCCGGGAGGGCGGGGACCGCGAGGACCGGATGACGAGGCTGTACCGGCGCCTCATGTTCCCCCTCCTCGAGGACTGGAAGCGGCGGACGGTCTTCCTCTGCGCGCTGGTCGTCCTGCTCGTGGCCGCCTGCTCGCTGGTCCTGCTCAAGGTGGTCCGCGCCAAGATGCTTCCCTTCGACAACAAGAGCGAGCTGCAGGTGATCGTGGACATGCCCGAGGGGACGACGCTCGAGGACACGGCCCGGGTGACCCGGGAGCTGGCCCAGTCCCTCGCCTCAGTGCCCGAGGTGAGGGACCTCCAGCTCTACGTGGGGACGGCGGCGCCCTACAACTTCAACGGCCTGATCCGCCACTACTTTCCCCCGATGCGCCAGGGGCCCAACGTGGCCGACATCCAGGTGAATCTCCTGCCCAAGGGCGAGCGCCGGGCCCAGAGCCACGACATCGCCAGGCGCCTGCGCCCGGGGCTCCAGGAGATCGCGTGGCGCTCGGGGGCGCGCATCAAGGTGGCCGAGGTGCCGCCCGGGCCGCCGGTGCTCCAGACGCTCGTGGCGGAGATCTATGCCCCGGACCCGTTGCTGCAGATGGAGGTGTCGCGGCGCGTGCTCTCGATCTTCGCGCGCACGCCGGGCGTGGTGGACGTGGACTGGTACGTGGAGGCTCCGCAACCCGGCTTCCGCTTCGCGCTCGACAAGGAGAAGGCGGCGCTCTACGGCATCTCCACCGAGCAGATGGTGCAGGCGCTCCGGGTGGCGCTGGCCGGCGCGAGCCCCGGCCTCTTCCACCTGGTGACCGAGAAGGAGGACGTGCCGATCGTGGTCAGGCTGCCGCGGAGCCAGCGGAGCGGGGTGGAGGCGCTCCGCGACCTGAAGCTCCGCGGGCGCTCGGGCGTGCTGGCGCCGTTGTCGGAGCTGGCGCGGGTGGAGCCCACGGTGCAGCCGCCTTTCGTCTACCGGAAGAACCTGCAGCGCGTCGTCTACGTCACCGGCGACGTGGCCGGCCGCGAGGAGAGCCCGGTGTACGCGATCCTGACGATGAACGAGGCGCTCGGGGCGCTCCGGCTCCCCGACGGCCAGCCGGTGCCGGTGCATCTCTCCGGCCAGCCCGTGCCGAGCCGGGGGGCCGCCGTGAAGTGGGACGGCGAGTGGCAGGTCACCTACGAGGTGTTCCGCGACCTGGGGGCGGCCTTCGCGGCGGTCATGGTGCTGATCTACATCCTGGTGGTCGCGTGGTTCCGCTCCTTCAGGACGCCGCTGGTCATCATGGCGCCCATCCCGCTCACGCTGGTGGGGATCCTGCCCGCGCACTTCCTCATGGGGGCCTTCTTCACTGCGACCTCCATGATCGGGTTCATCGCCGGGGCGGGCATCATCGTCCGCAACTCCATCATCCTGGTAGACTTCATCGAGCTGCGTCGGAGCCAGGGAATGGCGCTCGCAGCGGCCGTGGTGGAGGCCGGCGCCGTGCGCTTCCGCCCCATGCTGCTCACCGCCTCGGCCGTCGTGGTCGGGGCCTCGGTCATGCTGTTCGATCCGATCTTCCAGGGCCTGGCGATCTCGCTCATGGCGGGGGAGGTGGCCTCCACGCTCCTCTCCCGCATGGCGGTGCCGGTGCTCTACTTCCTGGCCCAGCGTGGCCGGGAGCCATGA
- a CDS encoding RtcB family protein — protein sequence MKVTPAGDCIWEIPPTEKPGMRVPARIYASETLLSQMDQGVFEQVTNVACLPGIVRAALCMPDGHWGYGFPIGGVAAFRVDTGVISPGGIGFDINCGMRVLRTSLTEAEVRPKLRELIGALFSAVPSGVGARGLLRLSDTGFRRIMLEGAGWCVAEGYGWREDLDHMEGRGCLPGADPGQVSARAVSRGLQQLGTLGSGNHYLEIQVVPPEGIHDGRLARALGVEGAGQVLVMLHCGSRGFGHQIGTDYLRRFAEAMPRYGIKVVDRELACAPFRSAEGQAYFGAMTAAANSAFANRQLITHRIREVFSRVFGRDPHALGLSVIYDVCHNTAKVERHRVDGDSMELLVHRKGATRAFGPGAPDVPEAYRDIGQPVIIGGSMETGSALLVGTAHAMAETWGSTAHGAGRTMSRAQAKRRVWGEKLLQDMEERGILVRAASMSGVAEEAGFAYKDLDAVVDVLQRVDISRKIVSLKPIANIKG from the coding sequence ATGAAGGTGACACCGGCTGGCGACTGCATCTGGGAGATCCCACCAACCGAGAAGCCCGGCATGCGGGTGCCCGCGCGCATCTACGCTTCGGAGACCCTGCTGTCCCAGATGGACCAGGGGGTGTTCGAGCAGGTGACCAACGTCGCCTGCCTGCCCGGCATCGTCCGGGCCGCCCTCTGCATGCCGGACGGCCACTGGGGCTACGGTTTCCCCATCGGGGGCGTGGCGGCCTTCCGCGTCGACACCGGGGTGATCTCCCCCGGCGGCATCGGCTTCGACATCAACTGTGGCATGCGCGTGTTGCGCACCTCGCTCACGGAGGCCGAGGTACGGCCGAAGCTGCGCGAGCTGATCGGCGCGCTCTTCAGCGCCGTGCCGTCGGGGGTGGGCGCGCGGGGGTTGTTGCGCCTGAGCGACACGGGCTTCCGCCGGATCATGCTGGAGGGGGCCGGGTGGTGCGTGGCGGAGGGCTATGGCTGGCGCGAGGACCTGGACCACATGGAGGGGCGCGGCTGTCTGCCGGGCGCCGACCCCGGGCAGGTCAGCGCGCGGGCCGTCTCGCGGGGGCTCCAGCAGCTCGGGACCCTCGGCTCGGGGAACCACTACCTCGAGATCCAGGTGGTGCCGCCGGAGGGCATCCATGACGGCCGGCTCGCCAGGGCGCTCGGCGTCGAGGGGGCGGGGCAGGTGCTCGTCATGCTCCACTGCGGGTCGCGCGGATTCGGTCATCAGATCGGCACCGACTACCTGCGCCGCTTCGCCGAGGCGATGCCCCGCTACGGCATCAAGGTCGTGGACCGGGAGCTGGCCTGCGCGCCCTTCCGCTCCGCCGAGGGGCAGGCCTACTTCGGCGCCATGACGGCCGCCGCCAATAGCGCCTTCGCCAACCGCCAGCTCATCACCCACCGCATCCGCGAGGTGTTCAGCCGGGTGTTCGGCCGGGACCCGCACGCGCTCGGGCTGTCCGTCATCTACGACGTCTGCCACAACACGGCCAAGGTCGAACGCCACCGGGTGGACGGCGACTCGATGGAGCTCCTCGTCCACCGGAAAGGCGCTACACGCGCCTTCGGCCCCGGGGCCCCCGACGTGCCCGAGGCCTATCGCGACATCGGCCAGCCGGTGATCATCGGCGGCTCCATGGAGACGGGCTCCGCACTCCTCGTGGGCACGGCCCATGCCATGGCCGAGACATGGGGCTCCACCGCTCACGGCGCGGGGCGCACGATGTCTCGCGCGCAGGCGAAGAGGCGGGTGTGGGGGGAGAAGCTGCTCCAGGACATGGAGGAGCGCGGCATCCTGGTGCGGGCAGCCTCCATGTCTGGCGTGGCCGAGGAGGCCGGCTTCGCCTACAAGGACCTGGATGCAGTGGTGGACGTGCTCCAGCGGGTGGACATCTCGCGCAAGATCGTCTCGCTCAAGCCCATCGCCAACATCAAGGGGTAG
- a CDS encoding efflux RND transporter periplasmic adaptor subunit has protein sequence MIEESKAFLALAVLLLVLGCQGETPGGGPRVEPPTARAVRAHTMAIESVQVTLEAIGTVRSKTQTVVASKVLGYVREVRVNEGERVRSGDLLVAVDQAEHRTRLDRAQGALSEASRSAEEAQRNLDEARAALVAAEADHRYAEATATRFRRLLAQELISVQEFDGVEAKRQSAQALVAQGRARILSLGAREAQAQMRIEQAKAELASAGLGLEDTRITAPVAGVVVEKRVEAGNLASPGQPLLVLDDPRQYRLEAVVGESATGRVRLGAVVPVVIDSLQRPVEGRVAELIPAADPASRSVIVKLDLPADLPLRSGMFGRARFPAGERPALVVPAAAVLERGQLSSLFVIGADGVARLRLVTLGERHGQRVEVLSGLAAGERIVVEGAEGLSDGSRVDVRG, from the coding sequence GTGATCGAGGAGTCGAAGGCATTCCTCGCCTTGGCGGTCCTGCTGCTTGTGCTCGGCTGCCAGGGGGAGACTCCTGGCGGCGGCCCGAGGGTCGAGCCACCCACCGCCCGCGCCGTGCGCGCCCATACCATGGCCATCGAGTCAGTCCAGGTGACCCTCGAGGCCATCGGCACTGTCCGCTCGAAGACGCAGACTGTGGTGGCGAGCAAGGTCCTGGGCTATGTCCGCGAGGTCCGCGTGAACGAGGGGGAGCGCGTCCGCAGCGGTGACCTGCTGGTGGCGGTGGATCAGGCCGAGCACAGAACGCGGCTGGACCGGGCGCAGGGGGCGCTCTCGGAGGCCTCACGGAGCGCGGAGGAGGCGCAGCGCAACCTCGACGAGGCGCGTGCCGCGCTCGTCGCCGCCGAGGCCGATCATCGCTATGCCGAGGCCACGGCGACTCGCTTCCGCAGGCTGCTCGCTCAGGAGCTGATCAGCGTCCAGGAGTTCGACGGCGTGGAGGCCAAGCGCCAGAGCGCCCAGGCGCTGGTGGCTCAGGGGCGGGCGCGGATCCTCTCGCTGGGGGCGCGTGAGGCGCAGGCCCAGATGCGGATCGAGCAGGCGAAAGCCGAACTGGCCTCGGCCGGGCTCGGGCTCGAGGATACGCGCATCACGGCGCCCGTGGCCGGGGTGGTGGTGGAGAAGCGGGTGGAGGCCGGGAACCTCGCCTCCCCCGGTCAGCCGCTCCTGGTGCTCGATGACCCGCGGCAGTACCGGCTCGAGGCGGTGGTGGGGGAGTCCGCCACCGGGCGGGTGAGGCTCGGCGCCGTGGTCCCGGTGGTGATCGACTCCCTCCAGCGCCCGGTGGAGGGGCGAGTGGCCGAGCTGATCCCGGCCGCCGACCCGGCCAGCCGGAGCGTCATCGTCAAGCTGGACCTCCCGGCCGATCTCCCGTTGCGCTCGGGCATGTTCGGCCGCGCTCGCTTCCCCGCCGGCGAGCGGCCGGCCCTCGTGGTACCGGCGGCCGCCGTGCTCGAGCGCGGCCAGCTCTCGAGCCTCTTCGTGATCGGCGCCGACGGGGTCGCCCGCCTCCGCCTCGTGACGCTGGGCGAGCGGCACGGTCAGCGCGTCGAGGTGCTGTCGGGGCTCGCTGCCGGCGAGCGCATCGTCGTCGAGGGCGCCGAGGGTCTCAGCGACGGGAGCCGCGTGGACGTCAGGGGATGA
- a CDS encoding DUF302 domain-containing protein → MLHIVESRKSMDQLSKDLEAAVARHKFGVLGVHDLRETMAKKGVEFARPCRIFEVCNPHQAKKVLEANLEISTALPCRISAYEEGGGTRLATIKPTAMIALYPNPELREVAEEVERTLEAIMAEAAR, encoded by the coding sequence ATGCTTCACATCGTCGAGTCGAGGAAGTCCATGGACCAGCTCTCGAAGGACCTGGAGGCCGCCGTGGCGCGGCACAAGTTCGGCGTGCTGGGAGTCCACGATCTCCGGGAGACCATGGCGAAGAAGGGGGTCGAGTTCGCGCGCCCGTGCCGGATCTTCGAGGTGTGCAACCCGCACCAGGCCAAGAAGGTCCTCGAGGCCAACCTCGAGATCTCCACCGCGCTGCCCTGCCGGATCTCGGCGTACGAGGAGGGCGGCGGGACCAGGCTCGCGACCATCAAGCCCACCGCCATGATCGCGCTCTACCCGAACCCCGAGCTGCGGGAGGTCGCGGAGGAGGTGGAGCGGACGCTTGAGGCGATCATGGCCGAGGCGGCCCGGTAG
- a CDS encoding archease, with amino-acid sequence MGRFSVLEEIAVADCALEIEGDGLDDLFETAARALCEVMVDPATVAPTVERSVSLSAGAVDLLFYDWLSELIYLKDRDREVFTESRVRVTSAPPWRLAARLRGGSIDPERTALRADPKAVTFHRLAVEPAGPGWRARVVIDI; translated from the coding sequence GTGGGGCGCTTCAGCGTGCTGGAGGAGATCGCGGTCGCCGACTGCGCGCTGGAGATCGAGGGCGACGGCCTCGACGACCTCTTCGAGACAGCCGCCCGGGCGCTCTGCGAGGTGATGGTGGACCCGGCCACCGTGGCGCCCACCGTCGAGCGCAGCGTGAGCCTCAGCGCCGGGGCCGTGGATCTCCTCTTCTACGACTGGCTGTCGGAGCTGATCTACCTCAAGGACCGGGACCGCGAGGTCTTCACAGAGAGCCGCGTCCGCGTGACGTCGGCCCCCCCCTGGCGGCTGGCGGCGCGGCTTCGAGGGGGGAGCATCGATCCGGAGCGCACGGCGCTCAGGGCGGACCCGAAGGCCGTCACCTTCCACCGGCTCGCCGTGGAGCCGGCCGGGCCGGGCTGGCGGGCCCGGGTCGTTATCGACATCTAG